GACCTGGAGCGGACAAAATCTGTAGgaaataagaagggtctcgacccgaaatgtcacccagtcttgtcccgctgagttactccagcattttgtgtctaccttctcattTGATCTGATGGCTATACTTGTAACATGTCGACCATGCTAAATTATGATATCTCTCTGCAGGTTTTTTGCAGGTTAtttctgcaatgtccaaagtactaaactgaaacagactggtcgccaactCGAACGACTTACAAATAAATGATCTCTCACAGGCCACCTTGAACCTTACAAActtcacctcactgactacaaagatgctctaatttctgcaaaatctgcctacctctcctccatattcaccgacccctgcctaaaccacagaaccctcttctccacagtgggcaacctcctcaagcctcaagCCAaaactctccctacctctactccggatctctgcaactcactcctccactttttcgctgataaaatcagcaccatctatcaatctttatcccctgtactcgactccccagcatctactccaccacctaccaaggcccctccttttaACATCtcctgacctccttacccctcctccacactgcttcctctcccagtttgacctggtcacccctattgaaatctccaaactcatcagctcttccaaacccactacctgctccctcgaccctctccccactcccctgttgaagtcttgcctccccgttctctgcccctacctcactaatctcttcaactcctcattgtcccaaggaattgtcccctccgctttcaaaactgctgctgttacaccaatcttaaagaaacctggtcttgatccctcctctctcattaactaccgcccaatctcaaacctcccctttctttcaaaaaccctggagcgtatcgttgcgtcgcaacttcattcccacctccttgcgaataacctacttgaacccctccaatctggctttcgccccctccatagcacagaaactgctctcctcaaagtcctcaacgacgtcctcacctctgctgacactggttccctcaacatcctcatcctcctcgaactgagcgcagccttcgatacagtgaaacataacatcctgctcaccagactcaaagacctcggcattgaaggctctgcactcagctggctccgttcctacctttccaacagatcccaattCATCTCTCtctacaaccacacctctgctacagccacagtcactcaaggcgttccccaaggctccgtactcggccccctcctctttatcatctacatcctcccccttggtcagatactccaccacttcaatctggacttccactgttacgctgatgacacccagatctaccttggcaccaaatccccccacaaccccccctctcccatatcaactcctgtttgtcagctatctgttcacctctgcctatccttagccccacgtgccgtcccttttcatctgtgcactaattgcctcatactgtgttttgtattgaattccgtatttactttgtgtactagtcatgtctctactatttatttcattccccttacatgtttttcctctacctgctaaatttttgtaaggtgtccttgagactcttgaaaggcgccataaataaaatgtattattattattattacttttccTCATGATACAAGTGTAATTAATGACAGACACAATTAATGTTTAAAGGAGGAAGATAATAAAATGAGAATAAACAAGGAAGAAAAACTAAAACAGATTCTTAAGCAATTCTGTAAGAAAGGGGATCTAAGCTGCTGATAGTGATCTTACAAAATGTTCCAGATGCTGCAAAGTTTCTAATAGATTGGAAACCTCTAAATAGAATATACTATCCatgaagggagagggaaagaaaagGGAGGAGGGTTAGACTGACATCTGGTGTTGGTGACCATTATTAAGGAAATTATAAAAAATACACTGAGAAAACCATAATATGATAGGGCATAATTAGCTGGGTGGGGTTATCAGGTTATTTAAAGGCATTCATCAGAATTCCTGTAAAAGGTTGCTCCATAGGCTACTAACTTCAGTATTGAGGGTAATAATTAGAATtataattagaattagattcctttattgtcattcagacctttcggtctgaacgaaattatgttgcctgcagtcatacaaagaaccaataaaaacaaaacatacaataaacacaaattaaacatccaccacagtgagttcaccaagcacatcctcactgtgatggaggcaacttCTTAGTCACCGTCTTTTCCCTCCTCTAGAAATAAGTGAATGTGCAGGATGGATAGAACACAAGAGTAGGAAACTCTTGCTCATTTTATAGATAATGGGGAATCAAGGGGCATGAGAGTCACAAGGCAGTTTTCTCAAAACTATAACTTTAGGTACAAAACTTAATCAACGTCACTTGCAGAACCACGTATCTTTGAACCACTCTGCTCTTTTGTATTCATCGTTGTTTACTTAGTGAGCTTCATGCAAACCAGGAATTTCCTTGCACCCTGGTGCATAGAACATTAAAGTGAATCTGAGTCTTAaatccgttgtgctgctgcatagTGGGGAATTGCTTCCACATTCAGTCCGCCAGCTCTTGTATCAATGAACACATGAAAAAGGAAAGAAATGCAAGCAAAGCAAGCGCCTCCCTACAGCACAATTATTAACAGTTAAAATTAATACAAATGCATTATGTTGGGAGAAAGGAGGGTGAGAAGATGAGGGTTGAGTGGAAAGAAATGGAAGTTACCTATGTCAAACGAAGGTAGGCTTGAACCTATAAAAGAGCAGATTAATAGCAAAATGAGatcattttaatatttatttttcatataCAAACACTCACGCCGACTATTTCACCAATCCCCCATTCCCTTGCCAGATGTGTTAACTTCCTCCAACACGTCGTCTTTTGGTGAAAATATTGATATTGTCCATCACAAATCACAGTGCATCTTTGGTAATAATTACTAACTGTTATCTACCTCACAAATTTTATTCTCAATGTTCTCCATTTTGATGGGTCTCAGGGACCTTAAGCTTCCATCCGTGCTCATCCTCATTCTATGTGAATGATTTTCTTCCAGTCCTTTGAATTGTGCCCCTCTTGGTCACTTGTTAATAGGGAGGTTGCAtcagcagtcgggtcacgacccctgacccgtactgttgccatgcaacgccaactggagtacacgcggtgaactgcaggtaagcacctACCAATCTTTATAGTGTAACAGGTCCGTCTTCTTTCCCAGCATCTGGACTCCACATTGACTGATTCTACACTCGCAGACCCCGGGCTGTCTATCCCCACAGGCCGGGGGGTGGGATGcgggggtctggggggggggtgccaatgcagcgcggtcagtgactctgggtgggcggagggaccagactgtctcCAAATCTGCTGCAGCTGACAGGGATGTTGCCGGGTGGTCGGTGGTGGGGGTGTGCACCGGGACCTTTCCGGGTTTTTGTTCCCGTATGTCTGATGACAGGAGCTGCGGACCCGCTCCATCCGGCCCTGTGTGTGGGCGCTGCAGACCCATagcccgtgacagtgcggccGCACTGGGGGAAGGAGGGCGGAGGGCGGCAGTGGCCGGCCAGCGCTGACCTTGGGGGGTGAGTCGGGGCTGACCCGAGGGATGCGCCCCTTCGGCcgtttacaccttggtgctcgggttcagagcaaagatactggagCATTTGATTCAGAGTGCTCAGTCACGCTCCACAATAATTTACAGCGCAAATATTTAcaattttggcgttttttaacaggtaagaaagtacatGCTTTGTGTGATAACagtgtatgccggaagctgccatgtcccccagatggattgagctgctccgtgtgtcatgccctttgacccgatgaccttacatgcaacccccctatacctTTTCTCAATCCTCCTTTGGACTATTTCCCCATTTAGGTGGTAATGTCGCCAACTTCAATTGTTAGGTCGTTTATTTCCCCTCTAACTTTTACTTTTGATGCGATTGTTTagagttcagagatgcagtgtagaaatagtccatttggtccaccaagtccacgccaactgtcgatcacccatacactagttccatgtcctacacactagggtcaatttagagaagccaattaacctgtagacCAGGACATCTTTGGAGCGCGGacagaaaccggagcacacggagaaaacccagacacagggtgaatgtacaaactcagcacagacggtacccatagtcaggatcatacccaggtctctggcgctgtgagcagcagctctactgctgcaccactgtgccatcctaataGCTGAAGAATTTGCACCCAAAACTCAAGCATATCCCACATACAGTGTGTTAATGAATGAAGTTTGTGGAGTTAATACTTTGGGCATCTGGAGTCTAGAAAGTATCGAGTCCCAAATGCCTAAACATTGCTTCCTTCTGTTCCCAACCCTTTCATTTCTAAAAAACAAAGAAGCTGTAAGATTCATGAAATCTGGAATGTaatgagaaaatgctggaatctctttgaaggtcatgcagcatctgtgaaagataaatcacattaatatttcaggttggagATCTTCTAATAACCAGGAAGATTAAACCTGTTTCATTCTtcatacatgctgcctgacctggtgagtaataccaccattttctgtttttattacatttttaaatCTTAGGTTCAAGATACCTATTCAGTATTTTTAAAATTCTCAATGCAACTTTACAGCTCACTTAGTtcttaataaaataattttactatTAAAGAGAGACTGTTCAGTAAGCTGGTGGTAGGATCAATGTTACACAGTAGCTAGAACACTACAAATAACTATTAATGCtcaattattttaaatcaatCAGGATCATTATATGCATTCATTTCTCACCTGTATTGAAAGCAGCAGATAAGAGCAACACGGTGTAAACCAGGTGCAGCATTTTTCACAATATCTTCAAGGATCAATAATGCAGGATTCAATGCAATGTGATTTTCCTGTGTGaagtaaattacattaaaaaaaagttttaagcAAAGATTGTGCGTGAATTCTTCACTCAGCAcgcagggtctccacctgaaacatcacccattccctctccccagaaatgctccctgtcactccagctttttgtaaaccagcatctgcagttccttcctacacaataagtgTCAACGTCGTCCCTTTTATAAATACACTGATGcatacacaatgaatatagaaATAGCATTATGGAAAAGTCATATAATTGGAAACTAAATTCTGCCTTGAATCACTGCATCAACATGTCCTTGCTGCTAAACCCAAATCCAGCACAAAATAGCAAAACACTCACCAAAGGCTAGAATATGCTGCAAACTGCACTTGTAATCTGACTCCAAGCGTAGGTTGTGCACAGACACAGTTTGTCTCCGGAAAATTGCTTCGACTGCGACTGCGTTATTTAACTAAACCGCGTCATTAAGTTCAGTTTCGTTTTCCTCAAacacacagaaggctgcagatgctggaatctgaaacgaAACCTAGAGGAATTGTTCGAAGAACATTGGCTCTTTTATTTTGCTTGGTTTCCAGCGAGAGTTGTTTGGGATCTATTTACATTTCTAGTCACACTGAAATCGATTCCACCCCCAGCCTGACTCAGTTGAATTCATTTGAACTGGGATCTGTACCCCAcgatgtcttttttaaatttcaataataaattttattaatgtaaaaaaaaacataaatcctGCAAAAATTGTCTCAGTGTCTGTACATTCCATAGTGTCCTATCGAGTTGTGTTGGCACCCGAACAGAaccctgattcgatcctgactacggtgccgtctgtacggactttgtacgttctccccgtgacctgtgtgggttttcaccggggtctcgggtctcctcccacactccaaaaagacttacaggtttgcagggtaattgccttggtaacttgtaaattgtccctggtgtaggataatgtaagcgtgcggggatcgctggtcggcgtggtctgtcagccaaatggtctgtttccgcgttgtatctctgaactaaactaaaccaaactaagaacACCATTGCCACACATGTGGTCCCCCTGGGGCAatctcccttcccttgtttgaaggGTGCCCCCACTGAACTCTACCTCTCAATATCCAGCAGAAAAACGACCCCAAACTGTGGTCTTTCCCGACAGTATtgcattggctgcaccaagcttcagttccctcccactgCATGtattcctgcagtctggaatgagcCAATTAGCAATGTTCCTGCACCCTGTTAGATGTATATTGTAGGGGCAGATTAAAGATCAGATCAATTGTGAGTTGAAGGAACAATCAGGCTAAACCTGCTGGCTGATCCCCAGTAcagttctgaaggagggtctcgacccaaaacgtcaccattccttctttccatagatgctgcctcacccgctgaagttctccagcaatttatgtccaCATttgctttttccagcatctgcagttctttcttaaacacctgtcTCAGTTCAGTgaaagtacagtgaaaaagcttttgttgtgtgctaatcagtcatTGGAAAGATAACATatgtttacaattgagccatataacagcacataatcctcccaaCATTTCGCCACCTCCAGCGGGATCCTACCATTAGCcagatcttcccatctccacccattacagctttctgcagagactgttccctccgcaactccctggttaacttgtcccttccaacccaaaccaccccaatcccaggtactttccccagcaaccgcaggagatgcaacacctgtccctgtacctcccccttcgactccatccaaggacactgacagtctttccaggtgaggcagaggttcacttgcaccgcctccaacttcatctattgtatctgctgttccaggggTGGACCTATATCGGTGAGGCCAAGCACAGACtcggtgatcgttttgctgaaaacctccgctcagtccgtctaatcctacctgatctctcaggtcctaaacattttaacttccccctcccagtcccacactgatctttctgtcctgggcctcctccattgtcagaggcccagtgtaaattggaggacagcacatcatattttgcttgggcagcttacaccccagctgtatgaatattgactttgttaacttcaagtaacccttgttttccctccctctccatccctcctcccacCTAGTTCTaacaccagtctgactgtccccctgattacattttatgtttgcattgttctcaccttctccaagctaacaatgatctattctacattgtccttgattTTCATTTCTTTTGGTCTCTTATACTTTATCTCGGTAACTCCTTCTCCCctgcagtcagtctgaagaagcgtctcgacccaaaacgtcacgcattccttctatccacaatgcagcctgtcccgctgagttactccagcattttggtgtaaaccagcatctgcagtttctttctaaacACCTTTGATCACAAGTTTGTGAATCAATGGTCCAGCCTCAAGAGGAGAAGATGTTTGATTCTGTGGGATTCCTTCTTCCGGAGAtggggacacaggtttaaggtgagggaggaaagatttaagaggaatctgaggggcatctttttcacctTTTGCATCttttgatgggtgtatggaacaagctgccagaggaggtagttgaggcaggtactaccacaccatttaagaaaaatttagacagtacatagataggacaggtttagggggatatgggccaaacacagggaggtgggtgagtgtgggtatgttgggctgaagggcctgttgccaagctgtaagactccatgactAAGTCATTTGGGAGAATACCAAGAACACCATAACTCACACACAATCCCCGGCATTAGTTTGCTGTTGTGAGGGCACTCCTCGTCAGATACCTCATGCACAGCCAGTCTCAGTCCCATTGCATGCTGTGGTTTGTCCACCCTAATAATTGTCCACCTCTTTGTGGACAGTGTGTTTGGCAAGAAGCTCTGGAAAGGGATATAGAGGACTTGGTTATGATTAATTCCAGGTTCCTGAACTCAGTTGGGCTTGGTCATGTGTATTAGTCTATCAAACGTTACACCGGCAATATTGGGGCTGGATATTCTAGATAAAGGTGCTTCAATGATGAATCTGCTCTTGGCTTCCCAAAATCTGGACATTTAGGATGCAGTCATGGATAAAGGTAAATGGTGTTTATTTAAATATGTATATCTCAGAATAATTCTCACATCTTTAATTCAAGCCACAACAGTTCAAATTAGGTGTACTGTGTAAACAAACTATACATGAGAAGCAATGCCAAATGCTTCTAAGGTTGTTCATTGAAATGTGGCTTATAATatcaaaaaaattgtaaattaaaccAGTAGCAAGATAATTAATTCAGATCAGTAAAACTGAATGCTTTACATGTGGACTTTTAATAATCAAATACATTTTGGATCATATTCAGGGTTTAGGAAGAATGGTAATTTATCTTAGGTTATTTTCTCCAGCGTCCAAGCAATGCACCGGTTACAGCACCTCCAGCCCCGACTGCTGCATTAGCAATGAATGACAGTCCTGCTGCTCCTATAAAGGAAAGGGAAAAACAAATAAGAATAAACTGCAAACAAACTGAGACACCCTGAAATTATTAACAATCAACACCTTATTTCTGAGCAGCATAGGTACAATGCCACCTGGTGCTcactcaagaaggcagcatctatcattaaggatccccaccatccaaaCCATGCCTGGGCAggtggtacagaagcctgaagtcacacATCACCAggtgcaggaacagcttctttcctacatcTCTGCCCACTGGATTTGTTCGATTATCCTCTACCTACCTTTGCCTGCCTCCATAGCTGCTGCAttaatttccccctccccctccccctcccgtgtAGCACATTTAAATCTCCATTCTAGGATATTGGGGGCCTACAGTTtaggtgcaggattcccataaaGTTAGTTTGCAATTAACTCAActttgctgaggctctataaggcacaggTCAGGCTGTATTGAGAGAAGTTTTGGGCCTcacatccgaggaaggatgtgttggtcttggagagggtccagtggaagtttaggagaatgatccaaggaatgattgggttaacagatgagtgtttgatggtattgggcctgtactcactcgctcgctggagtttagaaggatgtgggggaaggattgaaacttactgaatagtgaaaggtcaggttagagtggatgtggagaggatgcttctactggtgggagagtctaggaccatagccctaatatattttaaagtggaatttgacagatccttgattagtacaggtgtcatggaTAAGGGGAGGTGAAGGCAGGTgaataaggttgagagggaaagacaaatcagccatgattaaatggcagagtagatttgatgggccaaatggcctagttctgctcctataacttattaaCTTCTTTCTTTTTCATTTACAGAAAGGCCAAAACAGATTATATTTGCACACTGTTGAAATTAAAAAGTAGCACAATTATATTATTTGCACAAGAtacgtttaggtttagtttattgtcgcgtataAGAGGTAcaatgtaaagcttttgttgaaaACATTTTTGTAACTGTTGAGCATTTAATGGAAAAAGTTATTCTACATCAATTTTCAGCACAAAGGATTTAAGCAAGGAAGATTGAAAAATGCTCATTTCTTTTCATTGGACCTTACCAGCTGATTGAAGAAGAGCCACCATGCTTCCAGCTGCAACACCTCCTCCATTGGCAACAGCTGTGGCACCCATCATCTTTGCAGCGACAGAACCGGCTGCTATCCCAGAGGCGGTGAAGCCCGTTGCCCCTAAAACTACAGGGGCTGCAGCAATGAAAGTGGCTAGAGGAAGAAACATGCCATTTGATCAGAGTACATTAAAACAGGAGCTGAACACCAACCAAGAACACATGGGCATTTAGGCGGTACAGTCTATGCAATTTAATGATGGGCCAGGTAACACTCCACACAACATGCACtattcactgtgtaggaaggaactgctggtttacaccgaagattgacacaaaatgctggagtaactcagcgggataggcagcatctctggagagtaggaatgggtgacgtttcgggtcgagacccttcttcactactCACGTCTACTATGGGCGATTTGTCTCAACACTACGTTTTAGTGATCACTTCGGTACCAAATCAAAGGGGCTGCGCTATGGGCACGTTGTGGCTGGCATAAAGCTGAAGGGGCACATACACAGCACATTTAATCTCTCATCTTAGTATCTTACAGGACTTCCTCCCTCGACTCAGCAAAGCCTTTAATGAAACCTGTTCAAATAAGTAGCAAGAAACTGTGCAGTACAGACACTGAGGAGAAAGGGTAATATCTCTCTAAACAGCAGTCAGAAAAAGAAAATACTGAATTAGGGTATCAGTGTCATAAAATTCTATGCTCTGACTGTTCAGCTCACCCAAACCAATGTATCCACTTGCACTAATCTCATTTAGTCTCAGGTATACAAAAAtggtggataaactcagcgggtgagacagcatctatggagcgaaagaacaggggacgtttcaggtcaagacccttcttcagactcatgtgggggtgggggtagaagaaaggaagatgcggagacagtaggctgtgggagagctggggaaggggaggggaaggagggagaaagcaaggactacctgaaattggagatgtcaattttcataccgctggggtgtaaactttcaagttaaatatgaggtgctgctcctccaaattgTGATGGgaatctggccatggaggaggcccaggacggaatagtcagatttggaatgggagggggagttggagtgcTGAGCCTCCGGGAGATCGGGTTAGTTTAATCTTATTTAGTATCATTTTATTTTCCCACACATATTGTGTGGAAGTTAAAagatttaaactttacaaaatggattcagctAAAACTAAGATAAGCTCTTCACCTTCTCCTATTAAATTGCAAAGCCAGCAAAAAGCAGTAACCCTTGTTCTCAGTACACTAACAAGGCTAAGAAAATAATATAACATAAGCGAGATAACAAGTACAGCTTCGTGACTGTCTCctctataatataaacatttagAGGAGGTTCAGGCTCTTAGCACTAACCCTTGCTCTATAAGAttacaagactaagtgggacctgttgggtcagtgggaggggggagggggctttctggagcactagtatgggtgttgtgggctgaagggactggtttccagagtactagtatggacattgtggactaaatggattcttgggctggcagtatAGTATATTTTATATTAAATGTATCTTAGATAATCTTGTATTGAAAATAAGTTATATCTTAAAAAGTCTGATTAGGCAATGGGCCCCTCAGGCCATTTGGTCACAGGTCATTTGCTCTTTCTCAATGTCGCATTCGTGTAAAGTGTTGTAATGACATGGCCCAGTATTTATGACTGTTTATGTACGTCCAAGACCACAAGGCTGGAATAATAATGGATTCTGTATTAAGTTTGCTACGTAATTACACATATGTTGAGATAAGAGGTGATACATTTGAGCATGTTGTATCTTTTATTTTGGTATATATTAGCAATGTTAAGCGATATATTAGCGGGGATTGATGGTCAGTGCGgccttggtgggtcaaagggcctttttccgcgatgtaaagggcctgtcccacttgggcgtaatttgcgtgacgtgtaaatgatgttgcatcgtgcgtcgtgacgcgtaaatgatgtcgcataaatgacacgcaaataacgcccaagtgggacagg
This DNA window, taken from Leucoraja erinacea ecotype New England chromosome 26, Leri_hhj_1, whole genome shotgun sequence, encodes the following:
- the LOC129709681 gene encoding interferon alpha-inducible protein 27-like protein 2A yields the protein MVLKEVLLVGAGAATFIAAAPVVLGATGFTASGIAAGSVAAKMMGATAVANGGGVAAGSMVALLQSAGAAGLSFIANAAVGAGGAVTGALLGRWRK